The Terriglobales bacterium genomic interval ACCATGCTGTACTTTCTGGGGAACAGCCGCATTGTTGTCATCAACGTTCCCTGGTATCTGAAAACAAGGGATTGATTGCTAATCCAAATCTTCAGGCAGAGGTTTTTGCTCCTCGGGTTTGAGTGGGCCGTAGTCGAGCGGGGTATCACTGGCCAGAGGGACGCGGTCTTCGCTGGCCGCGTGAATGCCGCCCGATTCATCCGTATAAAAATTCTTTGATCCAGTTCGGTCATAACGCACTGGCCGGGCTATTAGGGAATAGCCGGCCATCAGAGGTTTTGAATTGCTTAAGCTATATGTGAAAACGTAGCCGTCTTTGATGCAGGAGGGATTGCTACAAAGCAGGCGTGGGTCAATTCTGTGTCCGTTGAAGGAAGAATAAGGTTGAAGAGACGTGAGACTCGCAGGATATCCCTGCCCAGAATGATCTTTGCGGTAAGCAGCCAAAGCCTCGTTAAGAACGCGCAAGGAATAGATGGCCCCAGCATCATTGCGATGAACCTTCGACCGGATGAATGTGGGAAGAGCGGCGAGTATGACCAAAAAGAGAACAGTAAGAATTACACCCCCGACGATGGCGCCATTGAGAATCTTGCCGTCTTTGATCTTGCGCTCCGGGCTCTCGTATTCTGGATCTTTGCGCTGCCGTGAGTAATACGTCCGAATGGCCCCCCAGACGAGTGCAACTTGGGCAACAGTGAGCAGGCCAACGTATTTGAAGACAAAAATCGTGGAAGACCTTTCATCGAAGAACCCGATAGCAGCGAGCAACAAAATCAGACCACAGATGACAAATGCAGTGCATCCCAGGACCACCGACCACGCCAAAGCTCTTTTTCGCGGCAAAGCCAGCAGATTGATAAGAAACAGGAAGCCGGGCAGAACTAAAATGACGCTGAAGCCGGTATCATCTATATAGAAGAGGCGTGCGATGACAAGCAGCGCTGTCAGCGCACCCAGGCGGGCCGTCCATACAAATGTAGTCATTAATCTAGTATCTATATCCTATCTACTCTAAGAACAAGAGATAATTGGCAATTGCGCAAAAGGCCCGCGCGGCCCAAGTCTTAACGCTCCTGAATAGCCGCGTGAAATCCGCTGTACGCGCTCCACTCACAACTCACACAAAATGCTTCAACTTCCGCTATAGATTTTGTTTGGTAGTTTTTGTTTGACACGGGGAAGTGAAAGCGATATTACAACCTGCGGAACCAGCGTTTCACAAGCTGAATTCGGCGTTGTAAATAGGTTGAACGTTTGCTATTCTCCCCAACCGAGCCTCGAGTTGTGGCCAGCCGAGGAGTTGTTTTCCCCATATGGGTTCTATCGCGAACCACCATACAATCGACAATAAAGTGACCGATTCTCATCGAACGCTGGTGGAGCGAGTTGCCTCGAGCCGCTACTTCAATAAGTCTGCCCGGTTGCATGACCTGTTGATGTATGTTTGCGGCCGCGTTCTTGACGATGATGTCCAGGAAATCGGTGAGCAGGAGATTGGGTGCAATGTTTTCGAGCGTCCCCGGGATTACGATACCGCGACCGACAATATTGCGCGTGTGCATGCTTCACTGCTGCGCAAACGCCTGGAACAGTATTTTGAAGAAGAAGGCCGCGACGAACCGATCATCATAGAAATTGTGAAAGGGAACTACGCGCCGGTTTTTCGCGCGCGGCCTGCTGCAGCCGTACCGATGCCGTCACCTGCAACTGCGCCTGGGGCGACGCCTGTTGCCCAGCCAACCATCCCACTGAGGTCCAACTGGAAGAGCTGGATTGCGGTGATACTGGCAGCAATGTTTGGGTGTTTTTCAACGCTCGCAGTGCTTCATTTCATTCGCCCGGCGCAACCTATACCTGTACCTAGTTCTGCTCCTGCTCCAAGACCGCCTCTACGCCCAAGCCTACAGGAGCGCATGCTGGCGCCTACGGTGAATCAATTCTGGTCGCAAATTCTGGTTCCAGAGGGAGCTGGCACGACAGATGTAGTTCTGGACGATTCGGCGCTGGAACTCTACCAACAGATGTTACATAAGCCGGTCAGTCTCGAAGATTATCTCGATGGAAATTACATGCACAAGGCAGATAAGATGCCGGCCGTCGCGAAAGTAGATCGGGATTTTGCGGAATCCATGGCGTTAAAAGGGTCTTCCAGCAATGCAACCATCCAATTTTTCTGGACACTTTCGCGCATGTCACAATTTTTCTCGGCGCACACCGTGGTACGTTTTCCCAAAGAATATTCCCGAAGACGGCTGCAGATGTTCAACGCAATCATGCTGGGCAATGGAAATTCAAATCCCTGGATACAGCTCTTTGACAAACAAGTAGGCCTGCGGTGGAAGTACGATGGCGCATCGGAAAGTTATTATCCTGTGGATACGTGGGCAACCGGAGCGGAGCAGGACCAATACCGGATCCCTAAACAAAATGGGAACGAAGAGGAGAGCTATGCGATTATCGCCCTTCTGCCGAGTCCTGGAAAGAAGGGAAACGTGGCCATCATCTCTTGTATGAGCCCGCAGGATTACTCCTCTACCGGCGATTTTCTGACTTTTGAAGACTACATGTGGAAATTTCGATGGCGCCTTCAACAGAACGGCGACATAGCGCGGAGCGCCGGGAAAAACAGCTTTCCATACTTCGAAGCATTGCTCAGAATTACGCGACGACCGATGGCGCCCGCTGATATTTCGGTCGTGACCTATCGCGCCCCCAGATTACAAGAAGAAATTCCTCCTAAATAGTGGTCTTTAACCTAAGTCTTGACATTCTTTTAACCTGGAACCCTAACCACGATATTTATCAAGCCCTTTAACGGGTTAAGCATCTGTCTATACCGTAAATTCACTTGCCGAAGCCATAGACGCGGGTATAAAAGTCAGCCCGCACCAGGGATTCTGTGGGATATCCGCGTTCAAGCCAGGCCCGCCAGCATCCGTTGAAGACATAAATAGAACAGTTTTAAGAGGTTTTGGAGTTATTGGTGTGCGGACCAATGGCCCAAAGTGAGGGATGCGGTCCTGCAGATAAGCTGGACCGCATCCTCTTAACCAGGGTGCGCAATGTCGACAGTTCATATCTGCTCGATATTTGTGGCACCAGTGAGCCCCCATGCAGATCCCGGCGATGAGGGGTGCTGAAGGCAATAGCGGATCTATTAATAGCGGGATCTATTGATCTATTAAAGATGCAACCACAACGGAGGATACATGATTTGGTCTCAGAGACAGTTGACAACGCGGCAAAAGATTCGCGCAACACGAAAATCCAAGAGCAATTTTTTTCACTGGATAGCAGTTGCAGTTTGCGTGTGCCTCTGGTTAGGGGCGGCAACACGCGTGCACGCCCAGTATGTAATTGACAGCCTGGATGGCGAGGTGACGCAGCACGAGGTTGATACCTTCATCAACAACGTGACGGCTCTTCCGATCCCAACCATTGAGGATCCGGGAACCAGCCACAACTATCTGGCGGACGGTCCTGGCGGAGTCACGCTCGAGGCCATGAACGACCTGTACGTGATTACCGGGGACATTCCCAGCTTGAGCGCAGAGCACACTCAATTGCTCAATCTGGCTATCCGGTGGAACGATACCTGGCTGATTCATCGTAACGATCTTCCTCTCGGCGAGCACCGGGTGATGTGGACGGGGAACGTAGAGCCCGTCTGGCCGCCGAACTGCTCCACCTGTTCCAACCCCACCTACTACGAAAGCGAGGTTGGGGATACGGTTGGACACATGGGCTATACCGCCTACAACATTTTGAAGACCCCCTCCATCTGGAACGATACCGTGCCTGACGGCGACCCGAATCATTTCGGCACGACCTATTTGGCGCGGGCAAAGACCTATGTCTCCATGCTGGAATTCACTATGAGTACTTCATTCACGAAGTACTTCATTGATCCCAATACGCTCTTGATCAGGCGCCCCAGCACATCACTTGGGTACCAGTCTGGCTTTCATAACGTCAATGCCTGGAATGTGATGATGATGCTGCTCAATGCCTATCAGCGGCTGGCGCAATGCCATGTGATCCTGGGCGACAATCCCGGTCAGGTCACAATGTATACGGCCATCGTCAAGAACACGACGAACCTGTTTGTGAATCATGGTCTGCCGTCTACCGCACCCGACGGCGCCGCCGTCTTCAACTGGGGATATTGCAACTTCGGCGACTGCACCGGCCGCACCACCGGCGAGGACGTCGGACACGGCCAGTACGATATGTGGGGACTCACGCGGGCCTACGCAGGCAGTTATACCAACGCCACGGCCCAACAGATGAAAACCTATGCCGATACGGTAGTCCATGCAATTGCAGACGGTCCGGATCTTTACTTTACGAAGGTTGATGGCTCGGGCGGCACAACCCAAAACTATCTTCTCCCCGGATGGTTTTTCCTGACGCCGTACAACACGGCCATTTACAAGCCGATAGCCAACGCTGCCATTGCTTCGGGAAGACAACAGGGTTCGACCATCATGACGTCGGGCATTCTCTGGATGAAACACTGGATCAGTGTTCATTCTTCTCCGCCGGATTTCACATTGTCGGCAGGGCCCGCATCGCAGACGGTGATCGCTGGCAGCGGGACTAGCTACACGGCTACTGTTGCACTGATCAATGGGTTTAGCGGGACGGTCAGTCTGGGTGTGAGTGGATTGCCCAGCGGAGCTACGTGCAGCGCACCCTCAATCAGCGGCGGTTCGGGTTCGTCAACCGTGAGTTGCTCAACCACGGTGTCGACGCCTCCGGGAACCTATACTCTCACCATTACGGGAACGAGCGGCACTCTTAGTCATAGTGCGACGGTCAGTTTGACGGTCAACGCTCCGCCTCCGCCGGATTTCGCTTTGAGCGCATCACCGTCATCACAAACGGTGACGGCGGGCGGAAGCACCAGCTATACGGCAACCGTAACGCCCAGTAATGGTTTTGGCGGGACAGTGAATCTGGCGGTTAGCGGTGTGCCGAGTGCGGCCAGTTGCAGTGCGCCTTCGATTAGCGGCGGCTCCGGATCCTCGACGGTCAGTTGTTCCACGACCAGCACCACGACGCCGGCAACCTACACACTGACAATCACTGGAACCAGCGGCAGCCTCAGCCACAGCACGACCGTCAATCTCACCGTGAACTCGGCGATGGTTTGCACCACCGCAACCGCGAATGGCACCTGGAACAACACTGCCTTCTCCGCGCACAGTGGAAGCTTTACGGCAGTGTTTGATGCCACCCCATCCGTTTCGGGCCAGAGCTCAGCCGTAGGAATATCGAAAGGAGCGCAGACCGCATTCACCGGATTTGCCAACATTGTTGCCTTTGCCACCTCAGGAGTCATACAGGCACGCAACGGCGGCGGCTACTTCAACTCAACAATCCAATATTCGGGAGGAAGCAGCTATCACTTCCGGCTGGCAATCAATGTTACTGCTCATACCTATTCTGTGTTCGTGACGCCCGCAGGCGGTTCGGAGCAGACAGTGGGCACGAACTTTGCTTTTCGCACGGAGCAAAACGCGGTGACCAGTCTCGACCATTGGGGTGCTCTGGTGAGCAGCACGTCCAGCGGAACCCTGAAAGTGTGTAATTTCACGGCGCAGTAACGGCCTTGTGAGAGATCGGGTGAGTCTTTGGTTCGCGTGCTATGGCGCTCGAACTTGGGGCCACCCTTATTTTTGAACAGCATCGCAAAGAAAACACGATTCAACGGAGGCTCCACGATGAAGAGATTGTTATTGTTTTTACATTTAGCGGTCGCATTTTTAGTAGTCCCTTGTGTGCTCTTTGGGCAGGCGACTTCCACATGGGTCTTTACTGGCTCGGATGGCCATTTGCACTATAAGACGGATGCTAACGGCAACCGCATCCTGGATTATTCCTATGCGGGATACGAAGGCGGTGGCATGAAATTGCCGGTCGTGCCCGTGGTCCAAACCATTAGTCCAGTCAGTGGTGACAATACCGCACACATACAGGCTGCTATCAACGCGGTTTCAGCGCTTACGCCGGATGCCAATGGTTTTCGAGGCGCAGTGCTGTTACAGGCTGGGACTTACAATGTCTCCGGCACAATCAGCATCACGGCCGGTGGTGTCGTGCTGCGCGGCAGCGGCTCAGGAACAGGCGGCAGCAATCTGAATATGACCGGCTCGCCTCACCTGCTGCTCTCCATCAGCGGTTCTGGTTCGGCAACCACGGTGGGCAGCTCTGCTTCGATCACTGACTCGTTTGTCCCCTCGGGTGCGCTTTCTTTCAACGTCAACAGCACTTCGGGTTTCAACGTAGGCGACACGATCCTGGTTCAACGGCCGGTGACAGCGCCCTGGGTCCATTTCATGAACATGGATACCCTGACGCGCAACGGCGCGCACCAGACATGGATCTCGGTCGGTAGCATTATTCACACTGATCGCACCATCGCCGCCATCAACGGTAACCAGATCACCCTGGACGCTCCTATCACCGATTCCTTTGACTCCAGTCTTCTGAACCCGCCCGCCGGCTCCATCATCAAGTACACATTTGCTGGCCGCATCGCGCAGGTTGGCGTCGAACATCTCAGCGTCACGGCACCAGCCGCGGATGTTGATATCTCAATGCCACAATTTCAGGCTTTGTCGATGAACACTGTTATCAATGGATGGGTTCAGGACCTCATCGTGCACGACACCGACAACAGCATCAGCATCGGGGGTGGTACCAAGCAGATCACACTCGACAATGTCACCATCACTCATAGCCTGGCCTTCACCCATTCGGCAGGACCGGCCGACTTCGGCATCAGTGGTACGCGAATCCTGCTAAACAAGTGCTCTTCCAAGGGCAATACTGGCGTGTGGGCGTATGTGGTTCAGGCTGAGGTCACGGGCCCGGTTGTATTGCTCAATAGCAACTCTGATAGCCGGGGCTTTGCCCCCCACCAGCGTTGGGCGACCGGCATATTGGCGGATAGCAGCCAGTTCCCGGGGGGTACGTCCGGAACTCCAGGGATTGCCTTTTCCGATCGCGGCAACTTTGGCTCTGGCCAGGGTTGGGATGCAGGATGGGCCGTGGCCTGGAACGTTACCAGTCCAGATTTCCTGGTACAAGAGCCTCCGGGAGTAAACAACTGGTGCATCGGCTGCGTGGGAACAGAAGTTACCACTGGTGCTCCAGGTGGCCCTTCCACGTTGCCCAACGGTATTTACGAATCTCTGGGTACGCACGTCACTCCATCCAGCTTGTATCTGGCACAGTTGTGCGACCGGTTGGGTGCGGCGGCGGCGGCGAATATAGGCTACAGCGGCGCTTGTGGCTCAGTTATTCCGCCAGATTTTTCCCTGTCGGCGGCGCCGGCTTCGCAAACCGTGACCGCCGGCGGAAGCACAAGCTACACCGCCACCGTAACGCCCAGCAACGGATTTAACGGAACGGTAAGTCTGGGTGTGAGCGGTCTGCCTAGCGGGGCGAGTTGCAGTCCGGCTTCAATCAGTGGTGGATCGGGTTCGGCAGCGGTGAATTGTTCGACGGCCATCTCTACGGCGGCAGGGACTTACACACTGGGTATTACGGGCACCAGCGGCAGCCTCAGTCACAGCGCAACAGTGACTTTGGGCGTGAACGCTCCGCCTCCACCGGACTTTTCGCTCTCAGCATCACCATCATCGCAGACGGTAACCGCCGGTGGCGGTACCAGCTATACGGCAACCGTTGCGCCCAGCAATGGGTTTAGCGGTACAGTGAGTTTGGCGGTAGGCGGACTGCCGAGCGGTGTTACTTGCAGTGCGCCCTCCATCAGTGGCGGTTCAGGATCATCGACCGTGAGTTGTTCCACCACCAGCTCCACGACGCCGGCAACCTACACACTGACGATCACCGGCACCAGCGGCAGCCTCAGCCACAGCACCACGGTAACCCTGGTGGTGAGCGCTGCAGTCACAACCACCAAGTACGAAGCCGAGGCCAGCGGCAATACGCTTTCCGGAGCGGTTGCCGTGGCGGCCTGTGCGGGTTGCTCCGGGGGCCAGCGAGTGCGATTCATCGGGAGTAACACTTCGAATTTCCTCGTGATCAACAACATCACGGTCTCAACCGCCGGTACCTATACGCTGACCATCTTTCCGGTGGTGAGCGGTACGCGTACACTGTTTTACAGCGTGAACGGCGGGACGGGAAGTTCAGTGTCAGCGACAGGCACAAGCTGGACTGCGACCGCTCCCGGCATCGCGGTGAAGGTTACGCTGAACGCAGGGTCGAACAACGTGAAGTTCTACAACAACACCGCCTTCGGTCCGGACATGGACTACATCACGGTTGGGCCGTAAGACAATAGGAGAGCCTGCGTCTTAAAGCAATTTGGGCCGTTGGTGTGGGGACCAACGGCCCTGTTTGTACAGATTGCGCGTCCGGCATGGGGGGACTTGCTGCTAGTCAGTGGATCCCCCAAAAACACTCTGATATGCGCGTATTTACTGGGGAAACCTGCTTTTGAGCGGGTAACTTGCTGAGAGCTCCAAACTGATCGATCCTTTCGCTTTGCCTCAGAGTTTGGCCTCGCGGGTTCAGCATCCTCGTGCTCGTCCGACTTTGCGAAGCGGGTGGGGAGGGGGGTACCTTGCTAGGGTGATAATATACTTGACGAATCATCTAAGCAAGGGGATGATGGGTCAGGCGGTGGTGCGGTAATGGCACCTTCAGTGAAAGGGAGAACATTTGTGTTTATTGGCTATATTGACGATTCCGCAGATGAGAAACATGTAAAGTGTGAAGCTCTAGCCGCTGTATTTATTCATGACAAACAATTCCAAACAATCGAAGAAAGTTTGGCAATCACTATCTCAAATATCATTCCACCAGACCGTCTAGTACAGTTTCAAGAATTCAAGGGGTGGGAACTCTATCATGGAAGTGGCGTATTTGATGGGATTGATCAAGAAGTGCGGTTTTCAGCTATACGCTATTTGCTTGGTACTCTCAAGCAATTACAAATTCCAATCATTTATGGTGCCGTTGACACTAGCGCTATCGCAAAAAAAAGTTACGCATCCGCCAGTCCAACAGATATTGCGTTTCGTATCTGTATGCCTGTAATTCCGATTGTAATGACTGAGAAAACCGAAGAATTAGGAGCTGAGCATGGGTTGGAGTACGCACTCCTGATCTTAGATAGCACGGATAAAGGTAAGCGCAATCTTCTTAAGGAGACATATCGTCAATTGCGAACAAAAATGCGCCCTCCGCACTGGGGAACAGGTCTATGGTATCTCCATGACGAAATGTACTTTGGAGACTCCAAAGATTCTGTTGGGCTACAGCTCGCCGATTTAGCTTGTTATTTCATCCGCAAACACCTTGAAGGCGAAGACACAGTAGCAGAAACGTTCTACAGCATATTCGCTCAGCAGATTATGTATGGTGGCATTGAACCGGATGACAGTCCAAAATCTAAACATGCAATCAATAGACTTAAGGCTAGCCGTAGTTAGGAGACGAGATGAGCAACAAGGAATTTGAGAACTTCGACCAAACAATGCGCCAAATAATCAAAGTGAGCCACAAGGAACTAAAGGCCAAGCTAGATGCGGAGAAGAAAGCAAAAGGCCGGAAAACTAAGGCTTCCGGCCCCCGCGCATCTGACGCAAAGCGCCACGGTAATGCTTAGAAGGTTTCCGTTTGTCCCACCTTGTCGGTTAGCTCAGTATAGGTGAGACGCTTTCCGACTATGTTATTCATGGCGAGATTGAAACGGGCA includes:
- a CDS encoding DUF3800 domain-containing protein, with protein sequence MAPSVKGRTFVFIGYIDDSADEKHVKCEALAAVFIHDKQFQTIEESLAITISNIIPPDRLVQFQEFKGWELYHGSGVFDGIDQEVRFSAIRYLLGTLKQLQIPIIYGAVDTSAIAKKSYASASPTDIAFRICMPVIPIVMTEKTEELGAEHGLEYALLILDSTDKGKRNLLKETYRQLRTKMRPPHWGTGLWYLHDEMYFGDSKDSVGLQLADLACYFIRKHLEGEDTVAETFYSIFAQQIMYGGIEPDDSPKSKHAINRLKASRS